DNA from Sphingomonas sp. R1:
GCGATCGGGCCATAGCCGATGACCCGCATGCGGGTCAGCGCGCCGAAATGCATTGCCGCCAGGTAGGTGGGGATGCCGATCGGCAGGCTGCTCATCGGGTGATACCAGCGATAGACCCCACCAACCACGGCGATGCCCAGCAGGACGATCATCGCTGCGAAGTGCATAGGGAAGCTGTGGACGCGCTTGCCCAAAAACAGCGCATAACAGATGCCGTAGAAGAGCATCTCGATGAGCAGCGTCCAGTCGACGGTCAGGATATACGGGACGCCAACCATCCGGTGCAACAACGTCGCGTTCACGAGAAACTGGGGCGCGGTGATTGTGCGCATTCCAAGCGCGGTGAAGACCAGGCTCGCCAGGCAAATGGTCAGCCAGAAAGCGGGATAGATCCGGAAGAACCGGTTGATCGGGAAGGAAAGGGCCGGATTCCTGCCGCCGAAGCTGTAGGGAATCACGAAACCGCTGATGCAGAAAAATGCAACAACACCGACCCGCCCCGGGCTGAACAAATCGTAAAACCACGTGTTCGCCGCGACACTCACGGCAGCAGGTACGGACAGCTTGGTGAGGCTTTCCCCGAAATGCGTCAGCACGACTAACAGTGCGGCAATGCCTCTTAGACCATCGACCTCGGTGAACCTCTTGCCCTCGATCACGAAACTTTTCCTTTCCCCCGGAACTTTTCGGAATCCTTAGCTTTAGAGGCGCAATGCTGCCAGCGTTGATTGCGGTGCAGCGAGACCAAAAGGGGTCAGTCGGCCAATCGCTTGCGCGGGATACCGTGCGCCATTCAATTGCGGCCGCACCGCCCGTATCTTATTGCCTGGATCTGGTAGGGGACGCCGAGCACGAAGGGCTCCCTGCTCGATCGGATTGCCCGGCCCGAATCAACGGGCCTCATGGCACTGCAGGGATCGCGATGCTGGGAACAAGACGGGACATGCTGCGCGCTTCGGCTGGATTGGCGCTATTCTCCTGCGTCTCCTGCACGAGCGAGTCGAAGAGCGCCGATACCCAGGCCGTCCGAACCGAGCCCTTCCAGCCGCGGTTTCGACTGCCCGTCGAAAAGGGATTGATCGCGCGCTGGTCTGCCAACCAATCCACGATCGACGCCCCGGGGGGACGTGTTCGTTCGATCAGCGATCTCTCCCAAAGGCAGTGCACGGCGAGTGACGAGGGCTCCGGCCTTGGCCCGCAGCTTGTTCGATATGCAAACGGCATGCAGGCGCTCCGCTTCAATCAGGATGCCTTCCTGTCGGCGAACACGCCGCCGCTCGATCCACTAGCCTCGACGATCATCATCGTGCTCCGCGACCACAGCACGCGCGCGACGAACAAGACGATCGTGTCGTCCGGCAAACGCTCCACGACCGGTGGTGCGAAGCTGGCGTTTCTGTCCAATGCGGTTGCCGGGGAAGCCCCGTTTGTCGGCCGTGCGGGCGGCAGCCCCGATCCCATGGTGCGCCCGCACCTGCTCCTGGGGTGCCAGCTTCAGGTGGCGGGCTGGCGAAACGGTGCGCTGGGCGATCCGCGCGCTGGGCGGGATCAGGGCATCGGCCAGCGTTGCGGTGTGAATCGCAAGGCTGCAACGGTTGCCAATCGGCGCGGGGCCGTGGTGGCGGGGCTGGAAATCGGGCGGGATTCTGCCGCCGTCACGCCCCCGAGCACGCCCACCGCGCCACAGATCGGCTCCGGCAGCTGGTACAGCGGAGATATTCTGGACGTCATCGTCTATGACCGCGCGCTGAAGGACGCAGAATTTGATGCGGTGATGGCAGCGGCGGCCGATGCCTATCGCATCCCCGAAGTCACGGATCAGTTCGTCCTGGAGGGGGACAGCCGGATCTGCGGGATCCCACCCACCAGCACCTGCGACAACCCGGGAATGATGTTGACCGAACCCGGCGCGCCGCATGCGCTGCCGCCCTCGGTCCGCATGATCAACTACGCGGTGGGTGGCTCCTCCACCGTAGCGCTGCGCGCGCGCCTGAACCTGACGCCGGCAACGGCAGGGCTATGCCAGCGCATCCCCGGCGGGATCAATCGCCTCGCGTTCATGTGCGGACACAATGATCTGAGCCGGCCCGAGATCCGGCCCCTCGCCGACCGATCCCAGGCGGTCTATCGGGATCTGGTGCAGGTGATTTCCGGCCACGGGCAGCCGAGCTACATCAGCCTCGGCTGGGAAGTCACGCTCCTCGTCGAGATGCATGACAATATCGAGCCGTTCATCAACGGCGGCAGCGGTTACACGAGCTACCGGGCGCTGCAACGAAGCCTAGCGGGCAACGATCTGCTGAACGACACACAGACGGGGCCGGGCCAGCAATATGCCAACATGCTGCACATTCTCGACATCCCTCGTATTCGGCGCGCGGGCCGAACGGTGTTCGATACCCGCGCCGATACGGCCAATCCGCTATTCTACCGGCCGGACCGCCTGCACGAGACGCCGGAGGGCATGATGGTGCTGGTGACCGGCGGCGATACGCCGCAATTTGGATTGCGCTCGGTCTGGCGCGGGTAGGAAGGACGCCCAGGCCTGGTGGTGCGCCTCAATAGGCGCGCGCCACCAGGATCCGCTCGACCGCCGGCTTGCCGGTGAACAGGCAGGTGCCTTCCGCCGGTGCCGCGCCGCCGGGCACGTTGCGGAAGGTGAGCTTCAGCGCCTTCAGCCGCTCGACCACTGCGTCCAGCTCTGCGCCGGTCGGCTTGGCCCAGCTGACCTCGGCCCAGCCCGGGAACTTCTCCGAATCGGCGAACATCGCCGCCAGCGTGTCGTAATCGGTCACGTCGCGGCGGATATTGCTGTCCAGCCGGCCGCGCGCGTCGAGGTACAGGCTCTGCTGGATGCTCTCGAGGATCGCGGCAGCTTCGGCGACGAAGTCGGCGCGGGGCAGGATCTGCGAATTGAGCTTGCCATCCTCGCGGTAAAGCTTGTCGCGCTGGATCACCGAGACATTGCCGCCCGCCACATCGCGCCCGCCCACCTCGATCACGATCGGCGCGCCCTTCTTCACCCAGCCCCAGCGCTTGGTCTGCGCCTTCACCGCCTTCAGGTCCAGCAGCGCGCGCACCGGCTCGCCGAGCGCGGTCAGCTTGGCGAGTTCGGCCTGGAGCGACTTGCAATAGTCGATCGTCGCCGCGTCCTCGGGCTGGTCGCGCAGCATCGGCACGATCACGATCTGCCACGGCGCCACCATCGGCGGCACGCGCAGGCCGTCATCGTCGCCGTGGACCATGATCAGCCCGCCGATCATGCGGGTCGAGACGCCCCAGCTGGTCGTCTGCGCCAGTTCGAACTGGCCTTCCGAATTCTGGAACTTGATGTCCTGCGCCGACGAGAAGGTGGTGCCGAGGAAGTGCGAGGTGCCGGCCTGCAGCGCCTTGCCGTCCTGCATCATCGCCTCGATCGAGAAGGTCGAGACCGCGCCCGGGAAGCGCTCATTTTCCGGCTTCTCGCCGGCAATCACCGGCATCGCGAGGCAATCCTCGGCGAAGCTGCGATAGACCTCGAGCATCTTGAGGGTCTCTTCCTGCGCCTCCTCGACGGTGGCGTGGGCAGTATGCCCTTCCTGCCACAGGAATTCGGCGGTGCGCAGGAACATGCGGGTGCGCATTTCCCAGCGGACGACGTTCGCCCACTGGTTGATCAGCACCGGCAGGTCGCGCCAGCTCTGCACCCAGCGCGACATCGCCGCGCCGATCACCGTCTCCGAGGTGGGGCGGACGACCAAAGGCTCTTCCAGCTTCGCCTCGGGATCGGGAACCAGCCGGCCGTCCTTCTGGACAAGGCGATGGTGCGTGACGACCGCCATTTCCTTGGCGAAGCCGTCGACATGCTCGGCTTCCTTCTCGAAATAGGAAAGCGGGATGAACAGCGGGAAATAGCAGTTCTCGTGGCCCGTCGCCTTGATGCGATCGTCGAGCAGGCGCTGGATGCGCTCCCAGATACCATAGCCCCAGGGCCGGATGACCATGCAGCCGCGCACGCCCGAATCCTCGGCCATGTCGGCTTCGCTGATGACGGTCTGGTACCATTGCGCGAAATCGCCGTCGCGCGTGACGGAAAGGGCGTGCTTGATCATGCCCACGCGCTTAGCGGCTGGACGCGCCGACGCAAGGGCCGGCGCGTCGATCGCTCAGACGGAAACCGCGCCCACCGGCGAGGTCTCGTCGACGGGGTTGCCGAAGCTGTCGAACGGGATCAGGGGCTTGCGGCCGATCCGCAACTGCCCCTTGAACGGCTTGTACCGCTGGTTGGCGTCGAAGGTCAGCGCCGCTTCGGCCAGCCGTCCGCCCTGTCCCCGCGGCTGGCCGCGGAAAAAGTGGTTCCGCTCGATCCGCAGGCCATAGCTTGGCATCTGGCCGCCATCGGCGTCCATCTTGGCGCAGACATTGAACAGCTGGACATGGTTGCGATGGCCGTGCCCGACGAATTTGGAGCGGAACAACAGGCAGCCGGGCTGGCTGATGAAGGTGTTCTGGGTCAGCAGGAAATTCCGGTGGCCATCCTGGAACTGCCCCTGCTCCCACCCATCCCCGGTCTTGCGAAGAATGGAGAGCGCCATCACGAAGTCGGTGATTGACTTCGACCGTTGGACTGCCGTTCCTGCCTGGTCCGCGCTGAACGGGTCGAGCAGCACACCCGAGCCGCTGAGGGCATCGAAACTTTTGACGATGCGATATTCGCCGGCCTGGGGCCCTTCCTGCAGACGCAGCATGTCGTCCGCGATGACGACATTGGGCTTGCCGCTGCCGCTGGTCAGCTGGAAGTGCGCGCCCTGCGTTGCGATGCGGCTTCCCGGCTCGAGCGGCACCGGCGCCTGGGTAAGGAACAACTGCGAAGTGGGGGACTCGGCCCGGTAGCGAAAAATGGTGGTGTTGTGCAGGCCGCGATGCGTGGGCAGCCGCACACCTTCCTGCTGGCAGAAGTCCGCGTGCCAGATCGCATAGATCCGGATGCGGTCGCCCGGGCGCAACTGGCCGGCGAAATCGCCGCGCACGATCGCCGTGCGGGCTATCGGATCCGCCGACACCAGATCGATGATGCCCGCCTGCGCGGGCGCGCCCGAGAGGAATTGCATCTTCCAGAGATCGCGCTTCTCGACCAGCGGCGCGAGATCGCCGACATCGGCGAGGGTCAGCACGGTCGTGCCGTTCGGCCCACGCTCGGCACCGGCGATCGTAAGATGCGGCCCGGAATGGAGACGCCGCAATCCTGATCGCGGCATGGTGACGAAATAGCCATCGACGACCACGCCGTCATAGCCGGGACCACCGGCGAAGCAGTCGGTGACGTCATAGGACGTGACATTGCGATAAAGCGCCGCGCCCTGCGTCAGGAAATTGGCGAACAGGCATTCCGCGAGATAGACGCTGCCCAGGCCCGGCGCCGGCAGAAAACCCGAAACGACGATGTCCCGCTCCGCCGGCGGTCCCTTGTCGGTATTGAAACCGAGGAGAAAGCCGCTCGCATCCCGCGGACCATCGGGTCCGAGGGGATCTACGAGGCGGCTTGCAAAGAAGCCGATGACGCGATCGCGCGGCCCCCAGAGCTGCATCAGTTGCCGCAGGTCAAACGTGAGGCCGATAAAGTGCACCACGCGCGCCTGGATCATCCAGCGCCGCTCGGGAAGAAACCGGTTCGTGCGGGAAATCACGATCTTGTCCGGAGCCAAGCCGTCTTGGGCCACGACTTCGATCGCGCGGCGATTGTTGAGCTGCCCCCGCCGCGTGATGTTGCTGTCCTCGAGATATCGACCGGCTGCCAGCACCAGCTTGCCGCCATCGCCAACGCCTGCGTTGCTCAGCGCATGCCCAAGGGTGCGCCAGGGGGCAGCGCGCGTCCCGGCCGCGGCATCGTCACCCTTGTCGGGATCGAGATACCGGACGGCCCGTTGGGCATCGAGTGCACGGTCGACGTTGATGACGAGCGGGAGCTCGATGCGCCGCTCCAGCCCGTGCTCACCGCGCAGGTAGCAATAGAGGATCGCATCCCCGGCGGTGATGGCCCCCTCGCCGGCGGCGATCTCCACCGAGAAGCCGATCGACCCCTGCGGCATCGTCGTTCCGTCATGGGTGCGCACCGGGGTGACGTTGACGCTCCACTCGGTGACGGTGACGGTGTTTCCTTCAAGGAAGAAGACGGCTTCCTTGAAATAGTTGAGGTCGGTGCCGTCGGCGGCCTGTGGCGGCAGGCCGAGCGCGGTGATGCGAATGCCGGGCCCGTGGATCCACTGGCCGGGAATTGCCGAGAATCCTCCGATGAAGCGCTCGTCGGGTACCAGCGTGCCCCGGGGCGCATCGCTTTGCGCCGGCGCATCGCCGCCGCTGCCGGGCCGGCCATTCCAGCGGGGTCCGGGCTGCAAAATCCCCGGGCCTGCCTTTACGCCATGCCCGGCAGCCGAGCTGCCGGGCGCCGAGCATGCGAGCGGCGTAACCGATAGGGCGAGGCCCCCGCCCAGAAGGGTGCGACGTGTGGTATCGATCATGCGGCGCGCTCCAAACCGTGCGCGCCGTGACTACAACCAAAAATGCTGCGCTGCGAGCGGGATCAGGCGCCCCGTGCCTGCTTCGAGCGGTACAGCAGCGCGAACGTCAGCCCCACCAGCATGAAGAAGACCTGGTCGTTGTCGGTCTGCGACAGCACGAGCCTGGTATTGAGCAGCACGACCATCGTCGTCGCGACCGCCAGATGCAGCGGATAGCCTTGGGAGGGGTCCGTCAACCCGGCGCGGATCAACAGCCCGGCACCCAGCACCATCGTACCGTAGAATGCGATGAAGCCGAGCACCCCGTAATCGACGGCCGTCGAGAGGAAGCCGGAGTCGATCGACAGGAACCCGCTCTGGGAACGCCATCCGACGACCTCCGCGGACTGGAACGGCCCGTAGCCGAATACCGGGCGCATCGCGAGCTTGGGCAAGCCCATGCGGATCTGCTCGTGGCGCCCGTCGTTGCTCGCCTGTGTCGCGCCGCCGCCAAGAACGCGATTGTGTACCGCAGGCACTACCATGATCATCACCGCGAGAACCACGGCGAAGGCCGGATACATCATCGTCGTGGAAATCCCGACGAGCCCGCCACGCTCCTTGATCCAGCGCCGCAGGCCCCAGAGCAACAGATAGGTGGCATGCGCCACGACCATGCCGACCATGCTCAGGCGCGCGCCGCTCCAATAGGCGGACAATACCATGGCGAGATCGAACAGGATCGTGAGTGCAAGCGCCGACACCGACCGGCTGTTCACCATCAGGTGGATCGCGAAGGGAATCGTCATCGCCACGAGTTCGCCCCACACCAGCGGGTTCCCGAACACGTTCATCACGCGATACGTGCCGCGCACCTGCGAGGTGAGATGCAGGATGACGCTCGGATCGTTGATCTGCAGCCAGCTGGGAATGTGGCCGACCCACAGAACGTGCTCGGCCCGGAACTCGAAGAAGCCGATCACCATCAGCACGGACACGCAGCCCAGCATGTTCCGCACCCACCATTCGGGTGTGCGCGTGTTCGATCCCAGGCACCACAGCGTCGCGAAGAAGAACGGCGTGACCGTCAGCGAGATATTCACCAGGCGCCCGATCGAAACGGATGGCTGGCTGGAAATGAGCGACGCGATGATCTGGATGATCAGGAAGCCCAGCATGAAGCGGGCAAGCCAGGGCGACGCCGACAGCGTCACCGCCATGTCGCGCCGAAACTTCGGCGAAATCGAATAGCACACCAGCAGAAGAAGCGTCGTCAGCACGCCGAACAGGCGGCGGAAGGAGATCCAGGGCAGGCCCGCCACCGACAGCGACAGATAGTTCGGCCACACGATCGCCAGGATCATGAACAGGACGTAGCAGCGCAGCAGCAACTTGGTGGGCGCCTTGTCGGCCTCCGGGAGCGCCCAGATGACGAACAGCGCGAGAATCGCCAGCGGCGCGGCGGCCCCGAGGAGCATGCTGGGCGGCAGGATCGCCGAAAGCAGCCCGTAGACCATCGACACGAACACGATCACGGCGAGCCCGACGAAGCGCCGCCCGAGCGTGACGAGACCAGAGCGTTGCGGGTGATAGAGCGGGAGCACCGCTCTGGCGGGGAAGAACACGATGTCGCGCGCCCGGCGCAGGGGCTGCACCACCCGCGCCAAGCCGCCGCTCCCCCGAACTCGCGCCGATGTCGCCATGACCAACCCCTTAGATAATCGGTATGCCGATCAGCCGCACCGCGACCATCGACACGAAGCGCAGGAAGACCGACGGCACCGCGATCGCGATCGCCGCGCCTAGTGCACCATAGGGCGGAATCAGGACCAGCGCGAGTATTGCGGCAAGGATAACCGACGACATGGTCAGCACCACGGCCAGACGCTCGCGATTGGCCATGACGAGCACGCCGCCGCTCGACGCGAAGACCATCCCGAACACCTGCCCAAGCACCAGCACCTGCATCGCGGCGGCGCCCGCGGTGAACTGTTTGCCGAACAGGCCCATGATCCAATGCGGAGCGACCAGCACCGCCAGGGCGATGGGCGAGGCGGCGACCAGCAGCGCGAGAATGGTGATCCGGATGATGCGGGCGATCCGCTTGACGTCGCCCTGTTCGTAGGAGGCGGCAAAGACCGGATGCAGGATCGTCTCGGAGGTGGCCGACAGCAACTTGAGCGAGGATGCGATCTGATAGCCCACCCGGAACAGACCGGCTTCGGCGGGGCCGTGCGTCGCGGCAAGGATCACGGTGGCAAACCAGTCGACGAAGAAGTTGTTGACGTTGGTGATCAGCACCATGAAGCCGGGGCGAAGCATCGGCCGGTCCAACGGCTCGGCCGGCGCCCAATCACGCGTCATGCGGCGGACGATGATCGTCGCGGCAAACATCGTCACCAGCCAGCCGACCAGGTACAGCACCGACGGCAGCAGCGGATTATGGGCAACGCCGATCAGCAGCGCGCCGGCCAGCATCGCCCCACCCAGGAAGGTGCCGAGCGGCCCATCGACCATCTGCGACTTGCCGATATCCCCCATGCCGCGCAGCGTCGTCGAAGCGAGACGGCAATAGGCGCTGACCGGAATGAGAAACCCCATGATCAGAAGGTCCGGCGCCATGGCGGGGCTGCCCAGCAGGTTGGTGGCAATCTGTTGGTGAAACAGCAGGATCATCACCATCAGGACCAGGCCACCACCCACCGCGACCCGCGTGGCATGCCGCACTGCGGTACGCGCCACACCCGTGCGATTTTGCGACACGCAGACGGC
Protein-coding regions in this window:
- a CDS encoding acyltransferase family protein, producing the protein MIEGKRFTEVDGLRGIAALLVVLTHFGESLTKLSVPAAVSVAANTWFYDLFSPGRVGVVAFFCISGFVIPYSFGGRNPALSFPINRFFRIYPAFWLTICLASLVFTALGMRTITAPQFLVNATLLHRMVGVPYILTVDWTLLIEMLFYGICYALFLGKRVHSFPMHFAAMIVLLGIAVVGGVYRWYHPMSSLPIGIPTYLAAMHFGALTRMRVIGYGPIATKLYPAALFFLVFGASAANTLAYHHTKTELIGVVAANTGYLGGVSLFLVCVYAKLFTSSAWQFLGKISYSVYLLHTIILALVISLWPLFSSWVMAVLILMPAYFTVVVFCSFLSQRYVEQPSVALGRRVVKRLESRTRLGSERTT
- a CDS encoding proline--tRNA ligase, which codes for MIKHALSVTRDGDFAQWYQTVISEADMAEDSGVRGCMVIRPWGYGIWERIQRLLDDRIKATGHENCYFPLFIPLSYFEKEAEHVDGFAKEMAVVTHHRLVQKDGRLVPDPEAKLEEPLVVRPTSETVIGAAMSRWVQSWRDLPVLINQWANVVRWEMRTRMFLRTAEFLWQEGHTAHATVEEAQEETLKMLEVYRSFAEDCLAMPVIAGEKPENERFPGAVSTFSIEAMMQDGKALQAGTSHFLGTTFSSAQDIKFQNSEGQFELAQTTSWGVSTRMIGGLIMVHGDDDGLRVPPMVAPWQIVIVPMLRDQPEDAATIDYCKSLQAELAKLTALGEPVRALLDLKAVKAQTKRWGWVKKGAPIVIEVGGRDVAGGNVSVIQRDKLYREDGKLNSQILPRADFVAEAAAILESIQQSLYLDARGRLDSNIRRDVTDYDTLAAMFADSEKFPGWAEVSWAKPTGAELDAVVERLKALKLTFRNVPGGAAPAEGTCLFTGKPAVERILVARAY
- a CDS encoding O-antigen ligase family protein, which translates into the protein MVQPLRRARDIVFFPARAVLPLYHPQRSGLVTLGRRFVGLAVIVFVSMVYGLLSAILPPSMLLGAAAPLAILALFVIWALPEADKAPTKLLLRCYVLFMILAIVWPNYLSLSVAGLPWISFRRLFGVLTTLLLLVCYSISPKFRRDMAVTLSASPWLARFMLGFLIIQIIASLISSQPSVSIGRLVNISLTVTPFFFATLWCLGSNTRTPEWWVRNMLGCVSVLMVIGFFEFRAEHVLWVGHIPSWLQINDPSVILHLTSQVRGTYRVMNVFGNPLVWGELVAMTIPFAIHLMVNSRSVSALALTILFDLAMVLSAYWSGARLSMVGMVVAHATYLLLWGLRRWIKERGGLVGISTTMMYPAFAVVLAVMIMVVPAVHNRVLGGGATQASNDGRHEQIRMGLPKLAMRPVFGYGPFQSAEVVGWRSQSGFLSIDSGFLSTAVDYGVLGFIAFYGTMVLGAGLLIRAGLTDPSQGYPLHLAVATTMVVLLNTRLVLSQTDNDQVFFMLVGLTFALLYRSKQARGA
- a CDS encoding oligosaccharide flippase family protein, giving the protein MTRSKLHLRGLRGQMVVGFGVKGFGAVTSFAFTWLVARAFGPAGVGAFGTALTTAQMLVILSLIGLDTILVRTVAVCVSQNRTGVARTAVRHATRVAVGGGLVLMVMILLFHQQIATNLLGSPAMAPDLLIMGFLIPVSAYCRLASTTLRGMGDIGKSQMVDGPLGTFLGGAMLAGALLIGVAHNPLLPSVLYLVGWLVTMFAATIIVRRMTRDWAPAEPLDRPMLRPGFMVLITNVNNFFVDWFATVILAATHGPAEAGLFRVGYQIASSLKLLSATSETILHPVFAASYEQGDVKRIARIIRITILALLVAASPIALAVLVAPHWIMGLFGKQFTAGAAAMQVLVLGQVFGMVFASSGGVLVMANRERLAVVLTMSSVILAAILALVLIPPYGALGAAIAIAVPSVFLRFVSMVAVRLIGIPII